CATCTTATGTCTATACGCTTAGCAGTCGGCATCTGCATGGTGTTTTCGACTCTCGTATTAAACATACAGAATTCACAGGCAGCTCCTGCCTATATGAACGACGCCGATACCAGGCGGCCTTCATCCACTGCAAACTTCCCCAGTATTGAGGGACACAAATTTCCCCGGGTGATTATGGCTGAAACCCAGTCAATGGCCGGTAACCTCGAAAAGTTTGCTAAATACCAGGTTATTGCCACCGGTGGCGGCGTGCTTAACAAGATAGCAGCCGTGCAGCGCATGAACCCCAGTCTGCTTTATTTTCGTGCCATGATGCCCACGGAGTTCCTGGGATACAATCATTCTTATTGCTCACACAGTCATAGCCTTGCCTTTGAGAACACAGCGTCAGCCACCGCAGGGTGTAATGTTTATGCAGGTCACTGGCTTTATCAGGCGGGTACCACCCTACGCAAGGCGATAACTAATTCAGCGACCTCGATTCCGGTTGCCGACGCCAAGCGTTTCCAAGTAGGTGAGTATATTGTGATCTATAATGCGCCCGCCGGTTCGTTTAGGAACGCGGAGCACGCCAAGATTACCGGGCGTAACACTTCCAATAATACGCTGACTGTGCAGCGTGGTTTCAAATCTTCAAAAGTAAAACACGGAGCGGGTAGTATTGTTGCCCAGCACGTAACCGGACAGAGTGGCAGTAAACTCAACTGGTCTTACAATATCAGCACCAAATCTCCGAAAGACAGTAATGGCAGAACCTACGCCCAGGCCGCGCTCGCGTTTGTCAAAAACAACTACTCGAAAGACGCTACAGGAAACAAGACGTCTGCTAAGGTCTCGGGTTTTCTGTTCGATTCCGACTTTTACACTCTGTTTGATAATAAGAAAGCCGACGTCAATAACGATCTACGAACGGACGATGGCAGAGATTCAAGTGGTACAAATTGGTGGGGAATCGGGCTGGAGAATTTCTATAAGGGCATGCGCAATGCATTCCCTAACAAATACATCATCACCGGCCATCAGTTAGCGCGCTCTTTCAGTGCGACGAACGGAACGCAAATGGAAGGGTGGCCGCAATCCAACGGCTACCACAGCGTCGTTCCCCAGTACAAAACTCTAAGCTCCGAGTTCGCCAACTATCGTTACTACATGCACCATATCAATCGTGGGCCCGCTGCCAGTCATGTACTGACGAAGACGCCCACCGCTACTTATCGTGATTCTACTAGCGCCTCCACGAACAAGCCGTTCCGCTTCGCTCTGGGAATGGGGCTGTTGGAAGACGGTTATTTTGGTAGCCAGAACTCTCCCACTCACCCGGACGTTTGGTACGATGAGTTTTCTGTCATCACCGATAAAAGCTCCGC
This genomic stretch from Ketobacter sp. MCCC 1A13808 harbors:
- a CDS encoding putative glycoside hydrolase; its protein translation is MSIRLAVGICMVFSTLVLNIQNSQAAPAYMNDADTRRPSSTANFPSIEGHKFPRVIMAETQSMAGNLEKFAKYQVIATGGGVLNKIAAVQRMNPSLLYFRAMMPTEFLGYNHSYCSHSHSLAFENTASATAGCNVYAGHWLYQAGTTLRKAITNSATSIPVADAKRFQVGEYIVIYNAPAGSFRNAEHAKITGRNTSNNTLTVQRGFKSSKVKHGAGSIVAQHVTGQSGSKLNWSYNISTKSPKDSNGRTYAQAALAFVKNNYSKDATGNKTSAKVSGFLFDSDFYTLFDNKKADVNNDLRTDDGRDSSGTNWWGIGLENFYKGMRNAFPNKYIITGHQLARSFSATNGTQMEGWPQSNGYHSVVPQYKTLSSEFANYRYYMHHINRGPAASHVLTKTPTATYRDSTSASTNKPFRFALGMGLLEDGYFGSQNSPTHPDVWYDEFSVITDKSSASYGKAVTSNQASIRKNTGWLGKPLGSYKRIYNNAAFSPSASLIKPGTFDSNINGWSGVNVKLSRNTANARDGSASLMVGKHTSYQKELYGAKVKGPAANLTKNTWYTLVFSATSNAPREIKANVGGYGERFLVGNTWRRYVMSFQAPANGSSRISFTVGDENTNVWLDTVYLFKGNANVFRRDFENGIVVVNGSNSSTTVDLGGTFQRIKGTQDPGTNNGKSLKNLSLNAWDAGILIRPKKGGSTASTSPATSLDTDACGSPAINSGSDQGLFLWKDCNAGTWHFVASAGGDSSGNSFTGTVSSSGGFNFIDPVDFEKHDVLDMASSKVDFKLKVWNKGTDGIDMALPGGSNTCFRLNASSGRAYIGPDKVEVSSPINLNTLKQCN